A part of Rhodamnia argentea isolate NSW1041297 chromosome 8, ASM2092103v1, whole genome shotgun sequence genomic DNA contains:
- the LOC115744791 gene encoding serine acetyltransferase 4 isoform X3, with product MTCLRDGSGASLLSEMIPRRVSIKEESLEGYLRCPPEKVFPVYAMGVWRPESESVVSVSGSGDPIWDAVREEAKLEAEREPILSSFLYASILSHENLEQALGFVLANRLHNATLLATQLVNTFNDVITNDKAIQRAIRLDVQAFKDRDPACISYSSALLYLKGYHSLQSYRVAHALWKKGRKVLALALQSRISEVFGVDIHPAARIGEGILLDHGTGLVIGETAVIGDRVSLMQGVTLGGTGKDTSDRHPKVGEGALIGASVTVLGNIKIGEGAMIAAGSLILNDIPPHGMVAGIPAKVIGYVIEKDPSLTMKHDASRDFFEHVAVKFKGGSSTVV from the exons ATGACTTGCTTGAGAGACGGGAGCGGCGCTTCTCTGCTCTCGGAGATGATTCCGAGGCGGGTGTCGATCAAAGAAGAGAGCTTGGAGGGGTACCTGCGGTGCCCGCCCGAGAAGGTCTTCCCCGTCTACGCGATGGGGGTCTGGAGGCCCGAGTCGGAATCCGTCGTCTCCGTCTCGGGTTCTGGCGACCCGATTTGGGACGCCGTGAGAGAAGAGGCCAAGTTGGAG GCAGAGAGGGAGCCTATTTTGAGCAGCTTTTTATATGCTAGTATCCTATCGCATGAAAATTTGGAGCAGGCATTGGGGTTTGTTTTGGCCAATCGGCTCCACAATGCTACCCTGCTGGCAACACAACTTGTCAATACATTTAATGATGTTATAACGAATGATAAAGCCATTCAACGTGCAATCCGCTTGGATGTGCAG GCATTCAAAGACAGAGATCCAGCTTGTATATCGTATAGCTCAGCCCTATTGTACTTGAAG GGTTACCATTCCTTGCAATCTTATCGAGTAGCACACGCATTGtggaaaaagggaaggaaagtACTCGCCCTGGCATTGCAAAGCCGTATTAGTGAG GTTTTCGGAGTTGACATACATCCTG CTGCTAGAATTGGAGAGGGAATACTACTGGATCATGGGACAGGCTTGGTTATTGGTGAGACTGCTGTTATTGGAGACAGAGTTTCCTTGATGCAG GGTGTGACTCTGGGAGGGACCGGAAAAGATACCAGTGATCGTCATCCAAAGGTGGGTGAAGGTGCACTTATTGGAGCAAGTGTAACCGTACTTGGAAATATTAAAATTGGGGAGGGTGCGATGATCGCAGCTGGCTCCCTAATATTGAATGATATTCCTCCACACGG CATGGTAGCAGGAATACCGGCGAAGGTGATTGGTTATGTAATTGAGAAAGATCCATCACTGACAATGAAACATG ATGCATCCAGAGACTTTTTCGAGCATGTTGCTGTGAAATTCAAAGGTGGAAGTTCCACAG TGGTCTGA
- the LOC115744791 gene encoding serine acetyltransferase 2 isoform X1 encodes MTCLRDGSGASLLSEMIPRRVSIKEESLEGYLRCPPEKVFPVYAMGVWRPESESVVSVSGSGDPIWDAVREEAKLEAEREPILSSFLYASILSHENLEQALGFVLANRLHNATLLATQLVNTFNDVITNDKAIQRAIRLDVQAFKDRDPACISYSSALLYLKGYHSLQSYRVAHALWKKGRKVLALALQSRISEVFGVDIHPAARIGEGILLDHGTGLVIGETAVIGDRVSLMQGVTLGGTGKDTSDRHPKVGEGALIGASVTVLGNIKIGEGAMIAAGSLILNDIPPHGMVAGIPAKVIGYVIEKDPSLTMKHDASRDFFEHVAVKFKGGSSTGVQDPGRSCGSA; translated from the exons ATGACTTGCTTGAGAGACGGGAGCGGCGCTTCTCTGCTCTCGGAGATGATTCCGAGGCGGGTGTCGATCAAAGAAGAGAGCTTGGAGGGGTACCTGCGGTGCCCGCCCGAGAAGGTCTTCCCCGTCTACGCGATGGGGGTCTGGAGGCCCGAGTCGGAATCCGTCGTCTCCGTCTCGGGTTCTGGCGACCCGATTTGGGACGCCGTGAGAGAAGAGGCCAAGTTGGAG GCAGAGAGGGAGCCTATTTTGAGCAGCTTTTTATATGCTAGTATCCTATCGCATGAAAATTTGGAGCAGGCATTGGGGTTTGTTTTGGCCAATCGGCTCCACAATGCTACCCTGCTGGCAACACAACTTGTCAATACATTTAATGATGTTATAACGAATGATAAAGCCATTCAACGTGCAATCCGCTTGGATGTGCAG GCATTCAAAGACAGAGATCCAGCTTGTATATCGTATAGCTCAGCCCTATTGTACTTGAAG GGTTACCATTCCTTGCAATCTTATCGAGTAGCACACGCATTGtggaaaaagggaaggaaagtACTCGCCCTGGCATTGCAAAGCCGTATTAGTGAG GTTTTCGGAGTTGACATACATCCTG CTGCTAGAATTGGAGAGGGAATACTACTGGATCATGGGACAGGCTTGGTTATTGGTGAGACTGCTGTTATTGGAGACAGAGTTTCCTTGATGCAG GGTGTGACTCTGGGAGGGACCGGAAAAGATACCAGTGATCGTCATCCAAAGGTGGGTGAAGGTGCACTTATTGGAGCAAGTGTAACCGTACTTGGAAATATTAAAATTGGGGAGGGTGCGATGATCGCAGCTGGCTCCCTAATATTGAATGATATTCCTCCACACGG CATGGTAGCAGGAATACCGGCGAAGGTGATTGGTTATGTAATTGAGAAAGATCCATCACTGACAATGAAACATG ATGCATCCAGAGACTTTTTCGAGCATGTTGCTGTGAAATTCAAAGGTGGAAGTTCCACAG GCGTTCAAGATCCGGGAAGAAGTTGTGGAAGCGCGTGA
- the LOC115744791 gene encoding serine acetyltransferase 2 isoform X2 — protein sequence MTCLRDGSGASLLSEMIPRRVSIKEESLEGYLRCPPEKVFPVYAMGVWRPESESVVSVSGSGDPIWDAVREEAKLEAEREPILSSFLYASILSHENLEQALGFVLANRLHNATLLATQLVNTFNDVITNDKAIQRAIRLDVQAFKDRDPACISYSSALLYLKGYHSLQSYRVAHALWKKGRKVLALALQSRISEVFGVDIHPAARIGEGILLDHGTGLVIGETAVIGDRVSLMQGVTLGGTGKDTSDRHPKVGEGALIGASVTVLGNIKIGEGAMIAAGSLILNDIPPHGMVAGIPAKVIGYVIEKDPSLTMKHDASRDFFEHVAVKFKGVQDPGRSCGSA from the exons ATGACTTGCTTGAGAGACGGGAGCGGCGCTTCTCTGCTCTCGGAGATGATTCCGAGGCGGGTGTCGATCAAAGAAGAGAGCTTGGAGGGGTACCTGCGGTGCCCGCCCGAGAAGGTCTTCCCCGTCTACGCGATGGGGGTCTGGAGGCCCGAGTCGGAATCCGTCGTCTCCGTCTCGGGTTCTGGCGACCCGATTTGGGACGCCGTGAGAGAAGAGGCCAAGTTGGAG GCAGAGAGGGAGCCTATTTTGAGCAGCTTTTTATATGCTAGTATCCTATCGCATGAAAATTTGGAGCAGGCATTGGGGTTTGTTTTGGCCAATCGGCTCCACAATGCTACCCTGCTGGCAACACAACTTGTCAATACATTTAATGATGTTATAACGAATGATAAAGCCATTCAACGTGCAATCCGCTTGGATGTGCAG GCATTCAAAGACAGAGATCCAGCTTGTATATCGTATAGCTCAGCCCTATTGTACTTGAAG GGTTACCATTCCTTGCAATCTTATCGAGTAGCACACGCATTGtggaaaaagggaaggaaagtACTCGCCCTGGCATTGCAAAGCCGTATTAGTGAG GTTTTCGGAGTTGACATACATCCTG CTGCTAGAATTGGAGAGGGAATACTACTGGATCATGGGACAGGCTTGGTTATTGGTGAGACTGCTGTTATTGGAGACAGAGTTTCCTTGATGCAG GGTGTGACTCTGGGAGGGACCGGAAAAGATACCAGTGATCGTCATCCAAAGGTGGGTGAAGGTGCACTTATTGGAGCAAGTGTAACCGTACTTGGAAATATTAAAATTGGGGAGGGTGCGATGATCGCAGCTGGCTCCCTAATATTGAATGATATTCCTCCACACGG CATGGTAGCAGGAATACCGGCGAAGGTGATTGGTTATGTAATTGAGAAAGATCCATCACTGACAATGAAACATG ATGCATCCAGAGACTTTTTCGAGCATGTTGCTGTGAAATTCAAAG GCGTTCAAGATCCGGGAAGAAGTTGTGGAAGCGCGTGA